A region of Diospyros lotus cultivar Yz01 chromosome 3, ASM1463336v1, whole genome shotgun sequence DNA encodes the following proteins:
- the LOC127798221 gene encoding uncharacterized protein LOC127798221 gives MALILFLAFSIFLQGALGDIVCEELPAGICSFSISTSGKRCSLETYNSIEASVVEYQCKTSAVAAKSMPPEWIENDECVNACGVDRFSVGISSDSLLEPGFVAKLCAPACYQNCPNIVDLYFNLALAEGVFLPSLCKAQETNPRRAMGQLLSSGAASGPLSAAAASGPVSAMASAPAPS, from the exons ATGGCCTTGATCCTTTTCCTCGCCTTTTCTATCTTCCTCCAAGGAGCTCTTg GTGATATTGTATGCGAGGAGCTGCCGGCCGGAATCTGCTCGTTCTCGATCTCTACGTCTGGGAAGCGATGCTCGCTGGAGACTTATAATTCAATTGAAGCAAGTGTCGTCGAATACCAGTGCAAGACATCTGCGGTCGCCGCGAAGAGCATGCCGCCGGAATGGATTGAGAACGACGAGTGTGTGAATGCGTGTGGAGTCGACAGATTCTCCGTCGGGATCTCGTCGGACTCTCTCCTCGAGCCCGGCTTCGTCGCCAAGCTTTGCGCGCCGGCGTGTTACCAGAACTGCCCCAACATTGTCGATCTCTACTTCAACTTGGCTCTCGCGGAAG GAGTGTTCTTGCCAAGCTTATGCAAGGCTCAAGAAACCAATCCGCGCCGCGCAATGGGCCAGCTTCTGAGTTCTGGTGCGGCTTCTGGGCCGCTTTCGGCTGCAGCTGCTTCCGGTCCGGTCTCAGCTATGGCTTCTGCCCCGGCGCCTAGTTAA